One window of Spirosoma agri genomic DNA carries:
- a CDS encoding relaxase/mobilization nuclease domain-containing protein, whose product MIGKTSIGTSFGGCVRYQFEGHKHSQEQKQAEVLEAVGVRMSSASSMTADFNRGRLLNPDLGRAVWHTSVSFNPDDAAKLTNEKMLAVAQDYVQGMGLDQTQYVIIRHHDQPHPHFHLIANRVDNQGQTISDSHNYARSQALLKELSIRHELTPVAERRAHKQRPDQLQGADRSRHQIRQTLEQVLASCSSGQAFAERVQAQGITYQVRQNETGKAVGVSFAKDGHTFKGCDIARQYSYGGIMKQLEANYRQQQAAQAQKRAAHAVKPVEPVTPVVRAQTSPEGPKKAPELSEVERKWQADYQQQVQRVRLLNEQIRATNAWIEQAAQTLAQNPTLKTAQALKQACPDYGLRQVLEGQIKAGESYQFQVEWRAEQRQTLSRQAGSWFGLSSEAKEAKAKLAYLDDPKGSGLDYQMQEKHYSFWIHARQETKAKPSFGFQTSAYQKQEHALVSLSQFAQQRETAQQQEQAQQQRLNQYQNRGPRLGGRGMS is encoded by the coding sequence ATGATCGGCAAAACCAGCATCGGCACCAGCTTCGGCGGATGCGTGCGCTACCAGTTTGAGGGCCATAAGCACAGCCAGGAACAGAAACAAGCCGAAGTCCTGGAGGCCGTTGGCGTTCGAATGAGTTCGGCTTCCAGCATGACGGCTGACTTTAACCGGGGTCGGTTGTTGAATCCGGACCTAGGGCGGGCCGTCTGGCATACCTCCGTGAGCTTTAACCCCGACGACGCGGCCAAACTCACCAACGAGAAGATGCTGGCCGTTGCTCAGGATTACGTCCAGGGCATGGGCCTGGATCAGACCCAATACGTCATCATTCGCCACCACGACCAGCCCCACCCCCATTTTCACCTAATCGCTAACCGGGTCGATAACCAGGGCCAAACGATTTCGGATAGCCACAACTACGCCCGTTCTCAGGCCTTGTTGAAAGAACTCTCGATCCGGCACGAGCTGACACCCGTGGCCGAACGGCGCGCGCACAAGCAGCGGCCTGATCAGTTGCAGGGGGCCGATCGGAGTCGCCACCAGATTCGCCAAACGCTGGAACAGGTGCTGGCCAGCTGTTCGAGTGGCCAGGCCTTTGCTGAGCGAGTCCAGGCGCAGGGCATCACCTACCAGGTACGCCAAAACGAAACAGGGAAAGCAGTGGGGGTGAGTTTTGCCAAAGACGGGCACACCTTCAAGGGGTGCGATATCGCCCGACAGTACAGCTACGGGGGTATTATGAAGCAGCTCGAAGCGAACTACCGGCAGCAACAGGCGGCACAAGCGCAAAAACGGGCCGCTCATGCGGTTAAGCCGGTTGAACCAGTCACTCCTGTCGTCCGCGCCCAAACGTCACCTGAAGGGCCTAAAAAGGCCCCAGAATTGAGCGAGGTTGAGCGCAAGTGGCAAGCTGACTACCAGCAGCAGGTTCAACGGGTGCGCTTGCTGAATGAACAGATCCGGGCCACCAACGCCTGGATCGAGCAGGCTGCCCAAACGCTGGCCCAGAATCCGACGCTCAAAACGGCTCAGGCGCTCAAACAGGCCTGCCCTGATTATGGCTTGCGCCAGGTGCTCGAGGGGCAAATCAAAGCGGGCGAGTCCTACCAGTTCCAGGTAGAATGGCGCGCTGAACAACGGCAGACGCTAAGCCGTCAGGCGGGGAGTTGGTTCGGATTGAGCAGCGAAGCGAAGGAAGCCAAAGCGAAACTGGCTTATCTGGATGATCCTAAAGGCTCGGGTCTGGATTACCAGATGCAGGAAAAGCATTATAGTTTCTGGATTCATGCCCGGCAGGAGACCAAAGCCAAGCCTAGTTTTGGCTTTCAGACGAGCGCCTACCAGAAACAAGAACACGCCCTTGTCTCGCTATCGCAGTTCGCTCAGCAACGGGAAACGGCCCAGCAGCAGGAGCAGGCTCAGCAGCAGCGGTTGAATCAGTACCAGAATCGAGGACCCCGGTTAGGGGGTCGGGGCATGAGCTGA
- a CDS encoding replication initiation protein yields the protein MTGVETFKQTNAITGARYDYTTTEKRLVYLSLIEVMKTVQDGITDDFFNRDLDLFIVEDQLKKSDPNDNRFRDYRKAVVSLRKKDFSIDETDGSWTETGFVTRGKYKKNKGLEVSISRDVLPYLYELTKRFTVLDATVVMTLASKFSQRFYEWCCQWRSVGQFEFTPDALRDVLMIKTQTGDLKIYVLEVAKAELMKMYEDGVSDLYFTYSEERGGRGRGGSVKRWIFKIHTKKKQVAQERAKNEDVVFVMRFLGQIFGKDSPLVDQALEALKTHENVKAFATRADDLQSSGKLDKTKNKPGYIRSILQKEFGLDKK from the coding sequence ATGACGGGGGTAGAGACATTTAAGCAGACTAACGCTATCACTGGGGCCAGATACGATTATACCACAACTGAAAAGCGTTTGGTCTATTTATCCCTGATTGAAGTGATGAAAACTGTTCAGGATGGTATTACAGATGACTTCTTCAATAGAGATCTCGACCTATTTATCGTAGAAGATCAGTTAAAGAAATCAGATCCTAATGACAATCGTTTTCGGGACTATCGTAAGGCGGTTGTTAGTCTGCGCAAAAAGGATTTTTCGATTGATGAAACAGATGGAAGCTGGACAGAAACCGGCTTTGTGACAAGGGGCAAATACAAGAAGAACAAGGGCTTAGAGGTAAGTATTTCGAGAGACGTCTTACCATATCTCTACGAGCTTACAAAGCGGTTTACGGTACTAGACGCTACTGTAGTTATGACCCTAGCAAGTAAGTTCTCTCAGCGATTCTATGAGTGGTGCTGTCAGTGGAGATCAGTCGGCCAGTTCGAATTCACTCCAGATGCTTTGCGAGATGTGTTAATGATTAAAACTCAAACTGGGGATCTCAAGATCTACGTTTTGGAGGTCGCGAAAGCAGAATTGATGAAAATGTATGAGGACGGAGTTAGCGACTTATATTTCACCTACAGTGAAGAAAGAGGGGGAAGAGGTCGGGGAGGGTCTGTGAAGCGATGGATTTTTAAAATTCACACGAAAAAGAAGCAAGTAGCTCAGGAAAGGGCCAAGAATGAGGATGTCGTCTTCGTCATGCGCTTTTTGGGTCAAATCTTTGGTAAAGACTCACCGCTGGTAGATCAAGCCCTAGAAGCCCTTAAAACGCACGAAAATGTAAAGGCATTTGCTACTCGGGCCGATGACTTACAATCTTCGGGTAAACTTGACAAGACCAAAAACAAGCCTGGCTATATCCGCTCAATCCTTCAGAAAGAATTTGGCCTCGACAAGAAGTAG
- a CDS encoding DUF6984 family protein codes for MGSLYFVDTSRQKLDRRMLKCVAELQFDDDDGVPILTSLNIDQDGKLFELDIWKVDYSPVIKYPAPN; via the coding sequence ATGGGTAGTCTCTATTTTGTAGATACCAGTAGGCAAAAATTAGATCGTAGAATGCTAAAGTGTGTTGCTGAGTTACAATTCGATGATGATGACGGGGTGCCAATATTGACCAGCTTAAATATTGACCAAGACGGTAAATTATTTGAATTGGATATATGGAAAGTAGATTACAGTCCTGTAATTAAATATCCAGCCCCAAACTAA
- a CDS encoding plasmid mobilization protein, with protein MTPEPRLPAAKAKGGRPKKKDEEKRSKAIQVRLEPASYAYVQELAQQRNTSMADVIRELCVGDVTVITAEQETLLRQIATMSNNLNQLARKANTDGIRSVAILVDRRVRELGELLDRYAK; from the coding sequence ATGACCCCTGAACCCCGCTTACCCGCTGCCAAAGCCAAAGGTGGACGGCCCAAAAAGAAGGACGAAGAGAAACGCAGCAAGGCCATTCAAGTCCGGCTTGAACCGGCTTCCTACGCTTATGTGCAGGAACTGGCCCAGCAACGCAACACCAGCATGGCCGACGTCATCCGGGAACTGTGTGTGGGTGACGTGACGGTGATCACAGCCGAGCAGGAGACCCTGCTGCGGCAGATCGCCACCATGAGCAACAACCTGAACCAGTTGGCCCGTAAGGCCAACACCGACGGGATTCGCTCGGTGGCTATCCTGGTGGATCGCCGGGTGCGGGAGTTAGGCGAACTCTTAGATCGCTACGCCAAATGA
- a CDS encoding MerR family transcriptional regulator, with protein sequence MTNQEFLTIKEAAQQYSRSEQTIRRLVKQHILTSHIRSEDTPKGKAYQISQVLLQQEYEVLSVPSLPTLVVSDSLQLENQQLRESVAERDRTIQQLQNRLFEQGDVINAMANQLTSQMTNQKMSHIEELLLQQNAQLGDLQKRLPSPEAEESTANKRSLWHRLFGR encoded by the coding sequence ATGACTAATCAGGAGTTCTTGACAATCAAAGAAGCTGCTCAGCAGTACAGCCGTTCTGAACAGACTATTCGCCGACTAGTCAAACAGCATATTTTGACTAGTCATATACGGTCTGAAGATACACCTAAAGGGAAAGCATATCAAATTAGCCAGGTATTGTTACAGCAAGAGTATGAAGTTCTGTCTGTACCCTCGCTGCCTACCTTAGTAGTAAGTGATTCGCTGCAACTGGAAAACCAACAACTTCGGGAATCAGTAGCCGAGCGTGACCGGACGATTCAGCAACTACAAAATCGTCTGTTTGAACAAGGCGATGTTATAAATGCGATGGCTAATCAGCTGACTAGTCAAATGACTAATCAAAAAATGAGTCATATTGAAGAGCTGTTACTTCAGCAAAATGCTCAATTAGGCGATTTACAGAAAAGACTCCCTTCACCTGAAGCTGAGGAATCAACAGCCAATAAGCGTAGCCTATGGCACCGATTATTTGGTCGCTGA